CAGCATGCACAGCCGCGATAACACCCGCATCCGTATCGGACAACAGCACTGGGACGCAATCAGCCACCAAAACAGCCAGCGCCAAACCACGCTGAGTAGTAACCAATGCATCAGTTGCTTCTACAGCTTGGCCATCAGCTGGTGCTTGATCAATAACGGTGACGGTATTGGAGTGAATCTGCTCCATATAGACCACGTTGTTGTGCGGTAGTTCGATGATATCTGCAAGTCGGGCACGGTTTGCTGCCACAGCTTGAGGATCATCACCAACATGATCGCCCAGATTGAAGGAAGCGTACGGAGATTGCGAAACCCCGCCGGCACGGGTTGTAAAAACCTTGCGGACGGGGCGAGTGCGAGGGTCAAGACTATCCATAACAGATCAGTCTATTCACCTTCTTAATTACTGGAGGAAGCTGGGTACATCCAGGTCGTCTCCACGGTCATCGCGACGGTCATCCCTGCGATCGTCACGGCGGTCGTCGCGACGCTCATCCCTGCGATCGTAGCCACGATCCTCACGGCGGTAATCACGCTCACCACCGGTGAACAGACCACCGCCGGAACGAGTCTCTTCGATGCGATGACGCGCACCTGCGGAACGAGACAAGTAAGGATCATTGTCCTCACGAGCTCCACCGAAGATGCTCTCCTTCTCAGGAGGAAGAGTTGCGTTTGAAGCAGGAGCCTGAGGAGCTGGCTCATGAGCTGGAGCTGCTTGCACACCTGCACGGCGGTTTTCAGCCGCAGTAGCACGTGCTGCATCAAAACCAGTTGCAATCACGGTGACGCGGACTTCATCGCCCAAGTTGTCATCGATGATGGTACCGAAAATGAGGTTGACATCTTCATCGGCGCGTTCACGCACCATGGAAGCTGCTGCATTGACTTCCATAAGACCCAAGTCAGATCCACCAGCAAACGACAGCAGAACTCCAGTGGCACCGTCCATGGTTGCCTCGAGAAGTGGGGAGTTTATTGCCTGCTCAGTTGCAGTTACAACGCGGTTGTCTCCACGTGCAGAACCAACACCCATCAGTGCAGAACCGGCTTCAGACATAACGGAGCGAACGTCGGCGAAGTCCACGTTGATCACACCAGGGATGGTGATCAGGTTGGTTATACCCTGAACACCGTTGTGGAGGACCTCATCTGCTGCGCGGAAAGCTTCCATCATGGACAGGTTGGCATCGCCTAGTTCAAGTAGGCGATCGTTTGGAATAACGATAAGGGTGTCGCAGACTTCCTTGAGCGCTGCGATGCCCTCTTCTGCCTGGCGGGTACGGCGACGACCTTCGAATTCAAAAGGCCTGGTAACAACACCGATGGTCAACGCGCCCATCTTCTTAGCAATGCCCGCGACTACTGGCGCAGCACCAGTTCCGGTGCCACCGCCTTCACCCGCGGTAACGAAGACCATGTCAGCACCCTTGATGGTTTCTTCGATTTCGTTTTTGTGGTCTTCTGCAGAGGTACGGCCAACTTCTGGGTTCGCGCCTGCACCAAGACCACGGGTAGCTTCACGTCCAATGTCGAGCTTTACGTCGGCATCAGAGAACATGAGAGCCTGCGAGTCGGTGTTCACCGCGATGAACTCCACGCCTTTGAGGCCTTCTTCAATCATGCGGTTGACGGCGTTGACTCCGCCGCCGCCCACGCCGACGACCTTAATCTTGGCGAGGTAGTTGTTCGGTGAGGTCATTGTCGATGTCTCGCCTTTCGAAGAGTTGATACTAAAAATTTGTTGCTTCTATCTTAATTCCAGATGAGGTCTCATCTGATGAGTGCCTATCTAAAAATTCTTAATTCGACTGACATATATCTTGTGCGAAAAACACGTCAATGTGTCGGACATTTACGGCGGCGTGTCGCCACCCTCAACCTTTACTTTAGGGTTGTTGAGGTGGGCAAACGCAAGACGCAAAAACGAACCAGAACTATTTAAGCCACTTTAGCGGACGGTTACCATTGACGGTGAGCTGATGTTCCAATGTTGGCCTTCACGCTTTAAAACCGTTGACATTGCTACTGCCTTATCGTGGTTGTTTTCGGAAGATCCCCAGTAGATTTCGCGCCCATCGTTAAGTTTGAGCGAAATATCAAACTGATCTGGAGCATCGACTATCTGGATATTTTCGACCATCTGCGCATCTTGCAGTTTTATAGCATTGATGACCTCAATAACAGCCGGAAACACCTCAGTGTTTTGCTCGTCGGTTCCAGAAACCTCAACTGTGCCCACAGGTGGGGTGCCAATCAATATTTCTTTACCCTCGGAATCAAAAATATGATCACCATCGGAGCGTTTCACAAATACAGCAGGCTCACGCTCCACTAAATCCACGGTGACGGTGCTTGGCAGAGTTCGATTAACTGTCACAGACTTTACCCACGGCAAACCCACAATATTGTGTCCTGCCGAGGTGGCATCGATGCGTAGCAGGTTTTCGCCTTCCACGATCCCCGATACTTCAACTACTTGATCAGGATCCGTGCGCGTGGCGCCTGTAACTTCTATTGTTCCCACTTTGAGGATAGGAACAAACCAGGCGACAACACCTAAAATCGCTGCTACCGCAACCACCACGCCTACAACAATGGCGATGACTTTTTTGTTCACGCGAGTCCTGCCTTTGTTTTCGCTCAACACCAAAAATTAGTCTTGGAGTCGGTTTAAAATCTCTGGTGCAAGCATCGTCACAGATCCTGCTCCCATGGTTAACACGATGTCATGTGGTCCAGCGATTTCCGCCACACGGTCTGGGACTGCAGAATAATTTGGCTCATATACTGCAGGAATCGTCATGGCATCAGTGATGATCTCTGAGGACACACCATCTACTGGTTGCTCACGCGCGCCGAAAATCTCAAGCACGACAGCAGCATCTGCTAGTGACAACGCTTCGGCGAATTCTTGCTGGAACTCCAGGGTGCGCGAATACAAGTGAGGTTGAAAAGCCACAATGACACGTCCTTGACCTGCAGTTTCCACGCGGGATCGCGCAGCCTTTAACACCGCGGTGACTTCCGTTGGGTGGTGCGCATAATCATCAAACACCGTTGCTCCGTTGTAGACACCTCCTGTTACCGTGCCGTGGTATTCAAAGCGGCGTCGCACACCTGAGAAATCAGACAAACCTTCAACAAGCTTGTCGACGTCGCCACCCACCAGGTATCCAGCCAGCAGCGCGGCTGCACCGTTGAGCACCATATGATCGCCAGGGATCTGCAGGATAACGGACACCTCTTTGCCATCAATGTTGATGGTCGCACGTGTGCCTTCAGCAACAACGTGAGAATCAACAATCGTGGCCAGAGCTGGAATCTCAGGATGCGCCTCTGCTGCTTCAAAAGTGCCGTAACCTACGGTTTTAATTCCCTTCCGCACTGCCCGCTCCCCTAGTTCGGCTGCATGGGGATCATCAAGACACACCACCAGTTTTCCATCTGGGGTGATCCGTCCTGCGAAATCATCAAAGACCTGGAAATAAGCCTCATGTGTTTTGAAGTAGTCAAGGTGATCGGGCTCCACATTGGTGACCACAGCAATTTTGGGTGAATACCGCAACAACGATGCATCGGATTCATCTGCTTCTGCGATAAACACATCACCAGTTCCATGGTGCGCATTTGTTCCGGCTTTGTTGAGCTGGCCACCAATAGCAAAACTTGGATCCATTCCCGCTGCCTGCATGGCAACCACTGCCATGGATGTGGTGGACGTTTTGCCATGGGTACCTGCAATTAGAACCTGGGTGTAGCCGTCCATCAGTTCGCCGAGCAAATCAGATCGACGGATAACTGGAATGCCTTCTTCATGCGCGCGCACCAGCTCGGGGTTATCTTGAGGGATAGCAGCGAAAGAAGTAACCACCACGGTGGGTAATTGGCCAGAAAGTTCAAGGTTTTCTGCTGCGTGTCCAACTGCAATTTTCGCGCCGACTGCACGAAGTGGAAGTAGCGTCCTAGAATCCTTGGCATCAGAACCGGTGACAGTTTTCCCGCGAGCTAAGAGCACCCTGGCAACGCCAGACATTCCGGCACCACCAATGCCGATGAGGTGGACGCGAGACAAATCAATATCTTGTGCGAAATCCAAATGTGGAGTGGTCACCTTTAACTATTCCTTTGCGTTTAAACTGATCGATTTTTAGTTGTGTTAGCCGTTGATAGTTGCAGCAATCATGTCTGCAATAACCGTGGAGGCATTTCCAACACCGGAAGACTTGGCCGCTGCTGCCATCTTCTGATGTGTGGATGGATTGAGAAGAATATCGCGGGAGGCGTCGACAAGTGTAGTAGCGGTAAATGCTGCATCGTCGATCTGGCGCGCACCACCTGCTTCAATGACTGCCTGAGCATTTAATGCTTGTTCACCGTTGCCGTGCGGCAACGGTACATAAACCGCAGGGATGCCGGCAGCAGTGACTTCCGCAACGGTCATGGCACCAGAACGGCACACAATCAGATCTGCAACTGCATACGCTGCTTGCATATCATCGATAAATGCAACCGGGACATAACCCGGCTTTGCATTAGGCAACTCATTTTTCTTGCCCACGGCGTGTAAAACTTGGAAACCCTGGTCAAGCAGTTCATCGATCGCTTCGGCTACAGCCTTATTCATGCTCACAGATCCCTGCGACCCACCAGTGACAAAAATGGCGCTGCGCTTTGCATCTAGCCCCCAGGTTTCTCGTGCCCGAAGCACAGCTGATTCATCCTGCCCGCCGCTTAGCGATGCGCGAATTGGAATGCCCACCACATCGCCGTCCATGCCTGAACCTGCAACCGCGTTTAATCCAACCCCGCCAAGCTTCACGCCCAATTTATTTGCCATGCCAGCTCGTGCATTTGCTTCATGAACAAAAAAGGGCAACTTGAGCGACCTGGCTGCCATATACGCAGGTGCGGAAACATAACCACCAAACCCGATGACAGCTTGAGCTTCAGAATCTTTTAATGCTTTGCGAGCTTGGCCAAGCGCTTTGGCCACCCGAAATGGAAGCTTCAACAAATCCATATTGGGTTTGCGCGGAACTGGAACTGGTTCAATCAGTCGCAGCTCAAAACCCCGATCCGGAACCAACGAAGTTTCCAAACCACGGGCGGTGCCAAGGGCAACCACCGTTGCATTATGGCTATCCCGCAGTGCCTCAGCCACTGCTAATGCCGGCTCAATATGCCCTGCTGTTCCACCACCTGCAACGACAACCCGAATAGGTTTTTTAGGGTTCGTCATCTTCTTCGTAGTTCTCCTGACTTCACACGTCTATCTGCGGTTGCGGTTGTCACGCCAATCATCACGTTGACTGCGACTTCCTTGCTTTCCGGATCCTGTTCCGGGTGCTCGGCTGCGATCTTGTGGACGCTCGGCGCGCCCTGAGCCCTGACTATTTCGTCCTCTGACGCTACCAGCAGCACGTCGCGGAGCTTCCGATTGTACTCCAGTGCGTTTATTACGTGGCGCCTGTGCACGACGTGCAGTCACTGGATCACCAAAGCGTTCACGAGTCTCACGCTGTGGATTTGGCTTCGGCTTTGCTGTCTTACGATTCTTTGAACGCACTTTTGCATTACTCGTGGTCAATTCACTGGATGGCTCGCGAAGACCCAACAGGCGATCAATTGCTGGTCGACCATAAGAGGCCATTGCCGAGACTGTTTCCGGTTCATGGCGGGCACAACTAATAAGCAAGCCCATCGACGCCAACGTAATAATCGCAGAAGTACCACCCGCAGAGATCATCGGAAGCTGAATTCCTGTCACTGGCAGCAATCCCACCACATAGCCAATATTGATAAATGCCTGGGAAACAACCGCAGCGGTCAAGGTTGCCGCCATAAGACCTAGAAATGGGTCGTGGCTTTTCTTTGCTGTGCGCAAACCAAAGTACAAAAGACCTGCGAACAGCGCGATTACCAGTGCTCCGCCCCACAGCCCCAGCTCTTCGCCAATGATGGCAAAGATAAAGTCATTTTTAGCTTCTGGCAGGTAGAACCATTTTGCACGTGACTGCCCCAATCCAACGCCAAGACCTGATCCATCCGCAAGGGATAGGAATCCTTGGTATGACTGGAACGCAATGCCGCGGACGTCATGGAAGTTTCCAAACAGTGCGTCGAAATACACTTCAAAACGACTCGATCGGAAGCCACCTCCCAACGCCAAAACTGCTAGACCTGCAATGATAAGCACACCTGCGATGGCAATCCAGCCCATGGCGATGCCAGCAAAAAACAGCATGAATAGCACCACAAGCACAAAGGACATCGCCATTCCGGCGTCGCCTTCCATGAAGATCAAAAATGCCATGAATGCGCCAACGGCACCAAAGCGCATCAAATGATTGTTAAACCAATGCTGAACTGGTCCTTTACCTGCTAAATAGTGCGCACCCCACACCGCGATGGCTACCTTGGCAATTTCAGAAGGCTGAAACTGCACAGGCCCTAAAGCGATCCACGATTGGGAACCCACTTCTTCTTTACCGGTACCAATACCTGGGATTTGCACCGCCAGCAGCAAACCGATGGAGATGACCAACAAAACATTAGACAGATTTCTTATTGTTTGTGGGCGCATCATCAGCGCCACCCACATGGCAAAGAACCCCAAGACAATCATGATGCCCTGGCGCACCGCGGTGCCCCATACTGAACCGCCGTCCCTTAAAGACCACGTCATCGATGAGGAATACACCATGACTACACCGAGGCAGGACAAAATAACCACGATGCACATGATCATGATGTAGTCAGTTAGAGGGCGTGCTAAAAGGTCATTCCACGCACCGGAAATACGCTCCCGAATTCCTAATCCTGTCCTAGTTTTAGCACCAGTTTGCGGACGTGCGGGTTTTTTGGCGGCTCCGGTGGTCATGATCAGCCTTTCTTTTCCGATTGCCCTTTGATTGTGCCAATTATGCTGTGCGCAAAGAGATCGCCACGCTGACCCATACCTTTGAACATGTCCAAAGATGCCGCTGCTGGCGCCAGCAACACGGTGTCCCCATCTGTGGCGACGCGGAATGCTTCTGTAACAATCTCATCCATCGCTTGTTTTGGATCGGTGGATTCTGTCACAAACACCGCAGCATCCGGCGCATATTCATTCAAGGCTGCAACAACTTCTGCACGGTCAACACCAAGGACTAATGCAGCCTTGATCCGGTGCGCATGTTTATGCACAAGCGGTTTAATATCTGCGCCTTTTAGCTGACCGCCAACAACCCAAATAACGCTGTCATGTCCAGCAAGCGCAGAATCAGCGGCATGCGGGTTGGTGGCTTTCGAGTTATCGATAAACTTCACGCCATCAACCTCAGCTACTACCTGGCCTCGGTGCCCAGCAACCTCGAAAGTATCCAATGCACGCGCAATCGCCTCAGGGGCAACACCTTGAGAGCGCGCCACCGCAGCTGCAGCTAGAGCGTCCAAAACGCCGGCCGGGCCAGCGGGATTGATGCCATCAGCGGGGGCAAGCACCACATTATCGCCGTAGGCATTATCGACGAGATCCCCCGCCACCACACCCAGTTGTCCCTTATCTGGCGAAGCAGTAGTAAACCCAACCAGCTCCTCGAGTCCTGCTTCGTCAGCAAGTTCTACTAAGTACTCGTCATCTGCTCCGATGATGGCAACCTTGCCTTTGAGCACTGCTGTTTTAGCCAAGGCGTATTCACGCATGGAACCATGCCAGTCAATATGATCCTCGGCAAGGTTCAACACGACACCAGCATCCGGGGTAAAGGTTGGCGCCCAGTGCAATTGGAAGCTTGATAGCTCTGCAACGAGTACATCAATGCGGTTTTTTGCCACCAAAGCTTCAGCGACAGGAACACCAATGTTACCCACGGCCTTGGCGGTGAATCCGCCTTCATTCATCATCGCAGCCAGCATTGCCGTCGTCGTGGTTTTACCGTTAGTTCCAGTAACCGCAAGCCACGTATGTGGCGTGCCAAAAACACCAGCCTGGTCCAGGCGCCAAGCAAGCTCAACATCGCCGATAACCTCAAGGCCCTGGCGGTGGGCGTCGACAAGCAAAGGGCTTGTTGGGCGCCAGCCCGGTGAGGTAACGACGATCGAAAACGAATCTAATTCCGCCTGGGCTTGCGCTGTGCTGATATCTGCAACATCTACCACCTCAATGAGCATGTGGCGCGCGGTCTCATTGTCATCAGCGACAACGACATCACAGTGCAACTCACTGAGCATCTTTGCAATAGACAGCCCCGACACACCAGCGCCCGCAACCAAAATGCGCCCCTGAAGCGATGTGGGCAAATGAGAAAGAGAAACCATGAAAGATCTATACCTCCGCTAAGTGGAGCCAGTCGCTATAAAACACGCCAACACCAGCCAAAACCGCCATGATAGCTATCAGCCAAAAACGAATAGTGACAGTTGTTTCTGCCCAGCCTAAAGCTTCAAAGTGGTGGTGGATCGGAGCCATCTTAAATACGCGCTTTCCTCGAGTTTTAAACACACCAATTTGAATAGCAACAGATGCGATCTCGATAACAAACAAAGCGCCGATGATAACCATGAGCAATTCCGTGCGGCTAACCACAGACAATCCGGCAACCAAACCACCCAATGCCAACGAACCGGTATCGCCCATGAAAATCTTTGCTGGAGCTGCATTCCACCACAAAAATCCCAGCGTGGCACCAAGCCCTGCAGCACAGAGCACAGACAAATCAAGCGGATCCCGCACCGTGTAGCAGCCAGCCTCTACCGCGGTATCACACGAGTTTCTAAACTGC
Above is a genomic segment from Corynebacterium suranareeae containing:
- the murD gene encoding UDP-N-acetylmuramoyl-L-alanine--D-glutamate ligase, which gives rise to MVSLSHLPTSLQGRILVAGAGVSGLSIAKMLSELHCDVVVADDNETARHMLIEVVDVADISTAQAQAELDSFSIVVTSPGWRPTSPLLVDAHRQGLEVIGDVELAWRLDQAGVFGTPHTWLAVTGTNGKTTTTAMLAAMMNEGGFTAKAVGNIGVPVAEALVAKNRIDVLVAELSSFQLHWAPTFTPDAGVVLNLAEDHIDWHGSMREYALAKTAVLKGKVAIIGADDEYLVELADEAGLEELVGFTTASPDKGQLGVVAGDLVDNAYGDNVVLAPADGINPAGPAGVLDALAAAAVARSQGVAPEAIARALDTFEVAGHRGQVVAEVDGVKFIDNSKATNPHAADSALAGHDSVIWVVGGQLKGADIKPLVHKHAHRIKAALVLGVDRAEVVAALNEYAPDAAVFVTESTDPKQAMDEIVTEAFRVATDGDTVLLAPAAASLDMFKGMGQRGDLFAHSIIGTIKGQSEKKG
- the pgeF gene encoding peptidoglycan editing factor PgeF is translated as MDSLDPRTRPVRKVFTTRAGGVSQSPYASFNLGDHVGDDPQAVAANRARLADIIELPHNNVVYMEQIHSNTVTVIDQAPADGQAVEATDALVTTQRGLALAVLVADCVPVLLSDTDAGVIAAVHAGRMGARNGIVAKTIATMVELGATPSKIHALMGAAASGAHYEVPEAMARDVEAKLPGSIARTTKGTTGLDIRAGLLRQMLSLGVQLIDSDPRCTIEDEDLFSYRREGTTGRQAGVVWLPKEA
- the murG gene encoding undecaprenyldiphospho-muramoylpentapeptide beta-N-acetylglucosaminyltransferase translates to MTNPKKPIRVVVAGGGTAGHIEPALAVAEALRDSHNATVVALGTARGLETSLVPDRGFELRLIEPVPVPRKPNMDLLKLPFRVAKALGQARKALKDSEAQAVIGFGGYVSAPAYMAARSLKLPFFVHEANARAGMANKLGVKLGGVGLNAVAGSGMDGDVVGIPIRASLSGGQDESAVLRARETWGLDAKRSAIFVTGGSQGSVSMNKAVAEAIDELLDQGFQVLHAVGKKNELPNAKPGYVPVAFIDDMQAAYAVADLIVCRSGAMTVAEVTAAGIPAVYVPLPHGNGEQALNAQAVIEAGGARQIDDAAFTATTLVDASRDILLNPSTHQKMAAAAKSSGVGNASTVIADMIAATING
- a CDS encoding peptidoglycan glycosyltransferase FtsW, which codes for MTTGAAKKPARPQTGAKTRTGLGIRERISGAWNDLLARPLTDYIMIMCIVVILSCLGVVMVYSSSMTWSLRDGGSVWGTAVRQGIMIVLGFFAMWVALMMRPQTIRNLSNVLLVISIGLLLAVQIPGIGTGKEEVGSQSWIALGPVQFQPSEIAKVAIAVWGAHYLAGKGPVQHWFNNHLMRFGAVGAFMAFLIFMEGDAGMAMSFVLVVLFMLFFAGIAMGWIAIAGVLIIAGLAVLALGGGFRSSRFEVYFDALFGNFHDVRGIAFQSYQGFLSLADGSGLGVGLGQSRAKWFYLPEAKNDFIFAIIGEELGLWGGALVIALFAGLLYFGLRTAKKSHDPFLGLMAATLTAAVVSQAFINIGYVVGLLPVTGIQLPMISAGGTSAIITLASMGLLISCARHEPETVSAMASYGRPAIDRLLGLREPSSELTTSNAKVRSKNRKTAKPKPNPQRETRERFGDPVTARRAQAPRNKRTGVQSEAPRRAAGSVRGRNSQGSGRAERPQDRSRAPGTGSGKQGSRSQRDDWRDNRNRR
- the ftsZ gene encoding cell division protein FtsZ; translation: MTSPNNYLAKIKVVGVGGGGVNAVNRMIEEGLKGVEFIAVNTDSQALMFSDADVKLDIGREATRGLGAGANPEVGRTSAEDHKNEIEETIKGADMVFVTAGEGGGTGTGAAPVVAGIAKKMGALTIGVVTRPFEFEGRRRTRQAEEGIAALKEVCDTLIVIPNDRLLELGDANLSMMEAFRAADEVLHNGVQGITNLITIPGVINVDFADVRSVMSEAGSALMGVGSARGDNRVVTATEQAINSPLLEATMDGATGVLLSFAGGSDLGLMEVNAAASMVRERADEDVNLIFGTIIDDNLGDEVRVTVIATGFDAARATAAENRRAGVQAAPAHEPAPQAPASNATLPPEKESIFGGAREDNDPYLSRSAGARHRIEETRSGGGLFTGGERDYRREDRGYDRRDERRDDRRDDRRDDRRDDRGDDLDVPSFLQ
- the ftsQ gene encoding cell division protein FtsQ codes for the protein MNKKVIAIVVGVVVAVAAILGVVAWFVPILKVGTIEVTGATRTDPDQVVEVSGIVEGENLLRIDATSAGHNIVGLPWVKSVTVNRTLPSTVTVDLVEREPAVFVKRSDGDHIFDSEGKEILIGTPPVGTVEVSGTDEQNTEVFPAVIEVINAIKLQDAQMVENIQIVDAPDQFDISLKLNDGREIYWGSSENNHDKAVAMSTVLKREGQHWNISSPSMVTVR
- the murC gene encoding UDP-N-acetylmuramate--L-alanine ligase, coding for MSGVARVLLARGKTVTGSDAKDSRTLLPLRAVGAKIAVGHAAENLELSGQLPTVVVTSFAAIPQDNPELVRAHEEGIPVIRRSDLLGELMDGYTQVLIAGTHGKTSTTSMAVVAMQAAGMDPSFAIGGQLNKAGTNAHHGTGDVFIAEADESDASLLRYSPKIAVVTNVEPDHLDYFKTHEAYFQVFDDFAGRITPDGKLVVCLDDPHAAELGERAVRKGIKTVGYGTFEAAEAHPEIPALATIVDSHVVAEGTRATINIDGKEVSVILQIPGDHMVLNGAAALLAGYLVGGDVDKLVEGLSDFSGVRRRFEYHGTVTGGVYNGATVFDDYAHHPTEVTAVLKAARSRVETAGQGRVIVAFQPHLYSRTLEFQQEFAEALSLADAAVVLEIFGAREQPVDGVSSEIITDAMTIPAVYEPNYSAVPDRVAEIAGPHDIVLTMGAGSVTMLAPEILNRLQD